The genomic DNA GAAGCACTACAAAGGCGGGCAAAGGCAACTAGCGTCCGCTTACCAGTAACATCAGAATGCATTCATGGCTAATTTCAATATGTTTCTACAGCACAGCTTTATAAGCCTCTAACGTTTGCCTAGCAGCTTGTTCCCAGGTATAACTTTGCTGTATATGATTTTGTAACAGGCTGCTCCTGGGTGCCTCATACGCTTTCAGAACAGCATGGCGTATTGACTGCACATCATCTGGCTCGCAGTAGTAAGCCAGATCACGAAAGTATTCTTCCGTATCGCCCTTTTTTGTAATGACAATATTACAACCCATGGCTGCTGCCTCCAGCGAACTCAGGCCTGTGGTTTCGAACCAACTGGGCAGCACATGCACCTTGGCAGCTTTATAAATTCGGACGAGCTCCTTATGATCAACATGATCGATAAAGCGGATATGCGGAACGGTTGCAGCAAGTTTACGGCACTCCGCATAGTATGCTCTTTGGTTTAAAGCAGGTTTCCCGATGATAGTCAAAGGTATGGCTGTATCGATCATGGCTTTCACCAGGTTCAGCTGATTTTTTAACCCCTCGATTCTGCCAACGCACAGCACGTGATTCTTAAAACCCGGGTTTTCGTCTACTGCTGCGTTAAAGACCTGCGGATCGATCGCATTCACGACTTTTTGGTAGGGATGTTCCATGCCTGAGAAATTACACAAGCGCCTGTACTCGCTATGAGAATTTGGCAGCAACACGCTACATCGCGCAAGTATAAATTTTATAGCCTTGTCCTGGCCGTGAAGTAAAAAATAGGATGATTTAATTTTATCTCCTTTTACAAGGTAGCGGGCTATTACCTTCAGGTATTCGATCTGGCCCCTTGTTAAGAGCCGGAAAAGTAAGCCAGATAGGCCATTCCGTGCATTCTTATCAAATTCAGAGAAATCAGCAAAGATGGTAGAGACTACAAATGGTACTTCACTTTTAATATGCGGCAAGATATCATCGGGCCTGATGAGGTTAAAAAAGTGAATCAGATCATACCTTGTATAGTCTACCTGCTCATGAGCCAACGCAATTTCTACTGTTACACCTAATAGCCGTAGGTACTTTGCCGTCATTTCAAGCTGTGTGGTATCTCCCCCGGGAGAAGTATAAAGCGTACTTCTGGCGATCATTAAAATATTCATGGCGGCATACTTTCTGAAGCTTCAAATGAGTTGCGGAATAGCGAAGCAGGCTTAAATGTAGCAATCGGCTTTAATTGTTTTGCTTTTGACTAAGTGCCTTTTTAAGGCCTTCGAGTGGCTTATCTGATGAATTCTTGGAAGGCGTCAGCCAAGCGCCTTCGCCATATTCGTTCCAGGCATAAAGCAGTGCAACCTGCTCTTTGGTGGTTTGGGTTTGATGTAGCCGCATCCATCTGACAAGCGATTGTATGGAACGGAATACCGAGCCCGATGAAAAGCCCACATAGTATGGCTTAGTGTTATAGTTATTCGAGGAATCAGCCCAGGGGCGTGGATCCCAGTTTAAGGTCGCTACTGGTATATAGGGCAGTTTACTTACCGCAGAAATCCTGTCCCAGATCATTCTTTCAGAATTGATCAGGCTATCTATCGGGATCTGGCGGCTTACCCGATTTTTATAACCAGCTTTATGAAGATTATACGCTGTCGTTATATCAAAACCACACGCTTTTGCTTTTAAAGCTACATCGGGGTAGGAGCCAACGCATGCCGCGATTGTCACGCCATTTAGGCCCTCTTTACGAGCACTATCTCTCAAATAGTTGAGCGCTTCCTTTACTTTTGCGGTGGTACCAAACTGCTTAATTAATGAGTTTACTTCAAAAATGATCAGCAGCGGCTTACCATCTACGGTGAGGTACGAACTTGTTTTAAATTGTTTTATCCATTCGGCTGAAACTTTATGCCAGTCAGCAGGACCGATTTCATTTCCTTCGTGGTTGGCAATCAGCAAACAATGTTTTAAGCGGTTACGGTTTGGCGAATTATGGTATAGATTCAGGATCGTATTAGATTCAGTAAGTGGTTTGTTTTTCTTGAAATACCAGCAAAAGCTAAAGAAAGATAAACCGGCATCGGCAGCTTCATTAATTTGGGCATCCATTACAGCCTGGGTACTTGTAACCCATCCCCATTTGGGTTCTCTTTCAGGAAAAGAGTCACGAAGCGCTTCGGTTACGTGCTTGCTATCCGCTTTCCAGCCATTAAAATAATACGCTCCTAAAGTAATAGGTTTGCCAGCATCAGGAGTCTTGTCTTGAGAACGGAAGGCATGTGCGGTTAAGAATACCAGCAGGATCAAGGCTATTTTATACATAAGCTTTAACGTATAGAACTAAACCAGATAGAGACAATAGGATAATCCACTTCAATAGGCCTTTATAATCCGATAGGTGATGTCATCCACATCGCAAAAGCAATGATGTAGCGGAAGTTGTTCCCGGGCACGTGTTAATGAAATGCTTTAGCATGCGCTTTACTTTCATGCTTATGGGAAAGAGTTATTTCTTTCCGTTGGATACATCCCCAAATTAATCCGATGATAATAGGCACGGAGGCATTACCTTGACCGAAAAGGCCGGTCATGGTAAAAGTATTTAACAACACCATTATACTTAAGCCGGATAAAAACTGGTAAAGAAGGTAAAGCTCCTCATCCTGGTTGGCAGAATGACCTACTTTTGCAAACCCGATATTATATAGAAAGATAAGGTATAGCAGTAACCCCGCAACCCCGCATTTTACCAGCAGCAGTACATATCCATTATGTAGGATAGGTACCTTTTCGTAATCCTTATCAGCTAATTTCATGATCAGCTCCAGATCAACAACAGATCCGAAACCAAAGCCTGCAAACTTCTGTAGCGTGGTGCCCCGGTTAAATTTCTTCACGCCCTGAGATGCTTCATAGCCTCGCCAGTTGTCATTAATATCTGCCAGGGCCGCAGCATAGCTGTCTTTTGAATTCCAGAATACCTCGTCAGGAATGCGCTCGAATTTGTCTACCAGGGTGGTGACGTAGGCATTTGGCGGCAGAAAGGATATCAGCAGCCCGGATAAGAAAACCATTGCTATAACCAGGAAGGTAGCAAAAGGCAAATGCCTGTTTCTATTTGAAAAAAAATAACGGATGGTGATGTATTCACTTAAGAAAAATACTAGTACGCCCAGTGTTATAATCATGGTGCGTGAAAAGTATAATGTAAAAGAAATCAGAATAATTAGAATAAAGAAGTTTGTTAATAAAGGGATGGAGGGGATCAACTTCCTTAAATTTTTATTAAAGATGCGGGCAAAGAAGAGACCCAGTAGAATGGCTTCGTTCAGGTTTGTTGTACCGGTTGCCCTTCTGTATTGCAGCAGCGAATCGTAGTGGCCGAAGGTTGTAACTACCAACCAGATGTGCATAACAGACGATAAGGCCACAATCAAAGTAAAAGCGAGAAAAAAGGTATTTAAATCTTTTACATATTTACTTAGTAAAGCTCCCCCAAAAAAGTAAGGTATCACTCCGAAGAACAGAAAAATATCCCTGTAAAAGTCACGGTTTATACTTCGCAGACTAAGAAAGCCAACTGATAAACCGATAAAGGATAATAGTAAAACAGGCGCAAGTACAGAGAAGGAAGATCTGTAGATAGTTGGTTTATCCAGAGGAAGCAGGATGAATAAAGCGGTACAGAGCAAGATAAAATCAAGCTCCTTGCTTATAAATTGATTCATTCCTGCCACCAGCAGCGCCAGCAAAAGAATACTATGCTTCATAGGGAATCAATTGAATGAAAAACTCAGATAAGCTGAACGGAAAATATCATTTGACAACTTCACCTACCTTTAACCTTTGTCTAGTGCCGGCCTTCAGGTAGTAGAAGCTTATAATAGCTACACTGGCCGTCATCAGGCCAAGAGCAAAATTTGCAGCTAGCCGAAGGAGTAAATTATCAAAGCCAATATGAAGCCGGCTAACGGAGTAGAAGGCTAGAAAAGTGAGCATGATTAAAAATAGGTTGTCCCACTCGTAAGGAAAAATCTTATAAAAAAACCTGACTTCGATAACCTTCACAAGGTTAATGAGCATTACGCCGATGCTTGTAGCAGCAGCAATGCCCAGCACTCCAAAATACTTATAGCCGAAAAAGATCATTGCTCCTGTTAGCAGCACAATCACAATTGAATTTATGAAATCAATTTTGGAGTGCCTGCCATTAACCAGAATGTTGCCGTTCGGACCCGTTAAGAAGTTAGTTAGTTGCCCCCAGATTAGTATCCGTAAAATAGGCGTACCTGCCGTAAAACGTTCCCCAAAGAAAAGCAAAACATCATCTGTGAAAATAATCAGAAACATGATGAAAGGTAAGGCGATCAGCAAAGAGTTTTTAGATACTGTTTTAAAATCCTGCTCAAGTTCAGCAATTTTATCTGTGATGATATAGCTGGAGATTTTAGGTAAAAACCGCTGGTAAACGATAGTAGAAAAGGAAACGATGCTGATCAGTGTAACCACTAAGCCATAGACACCCAGCATTTCCAACGATTCATATTTGCCAATAACAAGCTTGTCTACCTGCGCGATGATGTAATAGTTTAAGGACGTAAAAAAGAACACGTAATTTTCCTTTCCTATCACAATGTCTTCTTTTTTAAGCGCAATAAACTGCTGTATCTTTTCGCGGTCTACAAATATCAACAGTATAAGCAAGGTAAGTACTTGCGCGACAATAACGCCTACGATAATAATGTTAATCCCAATACTTTGCCGAAGGAAGAAGAACAAGCCCAGTACAACGATAAACCAGATGCACTTATACATGATCTCCGACCTCATGTAGCTTAGTCCTACTTTCTGAACAGCCGAAAGCACTTTACCGAGCAGATCAAATAGCGTAAATACAACAGTACCTCCCGCAATAATAAGCCAGGAACTCCTTAATAGTTCTTTCGGTAAAAAGCTGTTAACAAGCACGTGCTGGGGAATCAGAAACGCTACCAGCAGGAAGAGGGCGCTATTGATGGTAACATAGAATAAGAGCTTGTTTAGGGTTGTTTTAAACTTTCCGCTTTGTTTTTGAATGTAGTAAAAGCTGAGTTGCTTTATAATGAATTTATCATAACCCATAATCAAAATAAGAGACAGAAAGCTGGTCCAGGAGGCAAATAAAACATAAAGCCCATACTCTTTCATACCAATCACCTTCGTAAAGATCAGCTGCAAGCCAAAACCAAGTATAAGCCCAATTACTTTGATAGAAGAAAGTCTTAGATCTTTCTTCATACTCATACTTACAGCAGAAGTGATTTTACTCTTCAATTGAATAAGGGTTAATTTATTGAAATATAGAGCAGCCACTAAGCAGCCCTATTAGTTTTAACCGTTTAAGTAACGGTTCAGCTGATGGCTGGCCCAATAAAATTCGAATGCGTATATAGTATCCTTTCCAGCGCTACTTTCTCTATCTTATCTGCTGGTACATTCATATTTATTTTCTTCATATGATAAGTACCGTTATCAGTACTATAGTCGAATAAAAGAGTAACGGAATGTTTCGTCTTGGAGCATGGAGCCAATCAGTTATTCTGGCAACTAGCTTTCTCCCATATATGGTTTCTCAGATAAATCTGTGATTGATTCTCACAGCTGCTCTTTTTTGATCTTTGTCTCATCTGTTAGCTTTCTGTTTTTCCAGAACAGAATTTCAGTGTGCTGGCATGGCGTAAAGGGGGCGGGCATATCAGACAGGGTATGATGGCCTTTTTGTTTTTCTATTGGCGGCAATTGCATATAGTTGCCATATTGCCTTTTCAGGCAATTATCCCATCCAATGGGTATAGCAGCTTGCATGTCTTCAAACATTGTCCTGTCAAGCGTTGCGAGTTCTTCCGCTTTAATAAAATTTGAGCCAAAGTTCCACATGCCAAGGCTTTGTAGGTAGCTGCTGGCATATACAAGAGAGAGGGGAGTGTGCTGCGCAATATTTTTTAAAACGTTAGCTCTTTTCTGATGATTACCTAAAATGCCCAGCATGAAATTCTGTAATATGATCAGGTAATTATGAGGAAGGAAAGCCCGGTCATAAACAAAAATATCAACCTGTAAGCCTTCATGAATTCTGTTATGCTTCCGGGTATAGCAACTGTACTTATCCCGCAACCTGGCTTCCACCATATCCTTATACCTATAACCAGGATCAGTTTCGTCGCTCTGGAAGAAAATATCCTCCGGCAGTTCCGGCACCGCATACTTCAAAAACTTCTCATAGTTCTCCCGTGTCATGCCCACGTCCAGGTCATCGTCCCAGGGGATAAAACCCTGATGGCGAATTGCCCCCAACAAAGAACCACCTACCAGGAAATACGCAATCTGATGCCTGCTACACAGGTAATCGAGGATTTTAAGCATGCGTAACATCACCAACTGACACTGTTTAATGAGCGTGTCACCTTCTTCTCTGTTGTCAGGGAATATTGAGTCAAATTCCATAAGTAGTTATAACGTGATGGCTAGCAGCTGTTTAAAAGGATTGGTGCTGAATTGAATCAATAAACCAACCATTTATTCAGAGTTTGCTTAGGCCAAATCTTTTGCTTTTTTTCTATTCTCCCACAAGAGTGTTTGCGGGTGGTTGCAGGGAGTGAACGGGTCTGGTATAGCGATGCTGTGGTGGCCCTTTTGTTTACTTAGCGGTGGCGGCTGCATGTAGTTGCCGTAGCGCCTTTTTAGGAAGCTGTGCCAGCCTTTGGGGATGGGCACTTCCAGCCCCTCGAATGTTGCTGTTTCCAATCCGGAGAGCTCCTGCTGGGTTAAATAATATTCGCCTTGCTTAACCATTTTGCGGCCATTAATAAAACTACTGGCGTAGACAAGTGGCAGAGGAACATTGCGGGCAATCCATTTCTGCACCCGGGCCCGGGAAAGGTTGCCCTTTTGTTGCAGGAAAAAAATGAGCAGCCGGTTCTGAAGGTAAATGAATAGGTTGTGCGGCAGGTATGCCCGGTCAAAAACAGCTATATCGACTTGCAGCCCGTCTTGCCATTTCAGCCAGGTGGCTTTATCTTCTTCCCTCCGAATATAGTGGCTATACTTGTCCCGTAATTTTGCTTCGATAATATGACCGGATGGAAAGTATGGATCGGTTGCATCACTTTGGAAGAAAATATCCTCCGGCAGTTCCGGTACCGCATACTGCACGAACTTCTCGTAGTTTTCCCGTGTCATGCCCACGTCCAGGTCGTCGTCCCAGGGTATCATGCCTTTATGCCGAATAGCACCCAGTAAAGTACCCCCATTCAGAAAATATCTGATCTGGTGCTTGCGGCACAGGTAGTCAAAGATCTTGAACATTCGCAGCATCACCAGCTGGCATTGCCGGAAACGATCTCCTTCTTTTTCTCTTTCGTCTGGAAATAGTTGCTCGAAATTCATGCTCAGGGATTGGGAGAGAATACAATGCTGCTTTACTTCCAGCTGATCGCCAGTACTTAACTTATGAGAGCTGGTAGGAGGTATCGTATACCTTGAATCTTTCTAAAAAAGTCAGAAAATCGCTGTATAAATCTTCGAACTTCATGCCTTTACAGGTATCAAGTATGGTAAAGCGGCCTGGTCGCATTTTAAAAGACGTGTCGTAAATCAAGGAGAGCTTGTCGGTTAGTTTATCGTCCAGGAGATGAAAAGCCAGTGGGATGTTAAGCTCCTGCGCATAATTGATACATTTTGCATCCAGCTTCTTTTGCAGGTACAGGCAGAAAATACTGATAGAGCCTACCTGTAAACCGTGTAATGTGTTTTCAGAGAAATTGTAGTAGTCAATGGCATGGCTTATCAGGTGTTCGCTTCCGCTGCAGGGGCGGCTTGTTCCGGCCAGGGCCATAGATAAACCCGAATTGATCTGGCAGTATACTACCTGCTTGAGGAAATTCCTGTTCTTTATATCTTTTGATTCATGGTGTAACAGCCCGAAAGCAGCGCTTCTGGACAGCATATACGCCAGATCATTTATCGTTTCGCCATTTGTCTGGGCAGCTAAAACCCAGTCGTTTGTTGCAGAAATATTAGAAAGTATGTCGCCTGCTGCAGCCTGCAGGAATCTGACTGGTGAGTTCCTGATAATATTAATGTCGACCACAACCCCGTAAGGGGTTTTGCCAGGTAAACTCAACGTCTGGTCATTTTGATCTTTAATCACAGCGATAGGTGAGACCAGCCCATCATTAGATATAATGGTGGGGACAAGCAGATTTTCTATATCGGCCAGTAAACTTACCCGTTTTACAACATCCAGTATCGACCCGCCTCCAACGCCGATAAGGAGATCGATCTTATTCGAAAGGCAGTATTCTTTTATAGCCTCTACTGTATTCTCATCATTTTTGTAAGCGATATAGCTGGCAGCAGGCAGCGAGGCAAGTATTATTTCTGCGTATTTTAAAGAGCTGGTGCTACCCGAAACAACCAGTATCTTTTTAAAAGGCACATTATTTATCTTTAAGAAGACCGGGAGTTTATCAATGATATTCTCATTTACCTGGAAAATGGTAGGCAGCTGAATAGATTTATTCTGGCAGGGCTTATTCCCTTTTATTTGCTCTATTACAGAAGTGGTACTGATGCCCGAAGTATAAGGTACCAGTACCATGTCGATCTGGTGCGACTTCAGGTAGGCTTCTGTTACGCGTATCTGCTGTAAATAACTTTTGCGTTCCCAATCATCTCCATGAACTATGGCATCAATCTTATACTTCTCCAGGTATGCTTTATTGTCGTATCCCCGTATTATGAAGGCTTCATCCACATATTTACAGGCTTTTATCATCTCCAGCCTGTCCTGCTCATCATGGAAAGGCTTTCGTTTATACTCCGCCACCATTTCGTCACCATTTACAGCCACTATGAGTCGTTTGCCAAGTGACTTGGCTTTACTTAAAAGCGCTATATGGCCTTTATGAAATAGATCAAAGACTCCAATTACGTAAACATTATTATACATACCGGCTGTTATTTTTTTTAGCTAGATCATTGCTTTTGCTTTCTTTCTATCCTTCCAGTGGAGGATCTCGGTGTGGTTGCAAGGCGTAAAAGGGTCGGGTATACCAATGCTATGATGGCCCATTTGTTTTTGCGCAGGAGGCGGTTGCATGTAATTGCCGTAACGCCTTTGGAGGTAAGGGTGCCAGCCTTTTGGTATAGGAACTTCCATGCCTTCGAACGCTGCTTTTGCGACTTCTTCTATCTCAGAGGCTTTAAAGTAGTTTGTACCCAGCCGCACCATTTTGCGCCCATTTATAAAACTACTGGCGTAGACAAGCGGCAGAGGAACATTGCGGGCGATCCATTTCTGCACCCGGGCCCGGGAAAGGTTGCCCTTTTGTTGCAGGAAAAAAATGAGCAGCCGGTTCTGAAGGTAAATGAACAAGTTGTTCGGCAGGTATGCCCGGTCAAAAACAAGGATATCGAGCATTAAGCCGCTGTGCCACTTAAGCTGCTGCATACTTTCCGGCAAACTGTAGCTGCTATACTTGTCTCTTAGTTTTGCTTCTACCCGGTGGCAGGCAGGAAAGTATGTATCTGTTTCCGGCGTCTGAAAGAAAATATCGTCCGGCAATTCAGGCACCGCCAAGAGGGTAAACTTTTCAAAATTTTCCCGTGTCATGCCCACATCCAGGTCATCATCCCAGGGTTTAAAACCTTTGTAAATAGCCGCAGCTTTTAAAGTACCGCTACATAAAAAATACTGGATCTGATGTTTTCTGCACAGATGATCAAAAATTTTAAACATCCGCAGCAGCACCATGTGGCACTGTGCGATGCGTGTTTCACCTTCTTCTCGCTTATCCGGAAATAATGCCTCAAAATCCATACATCAGGTAAGTTCTATTTTCCTTTTGCGCAAGTAATCCATAATGAATAATGTAGCCTGCTCTACCGTATTTTCAATTTCCTGCTCATTGTTGATGACAATACTGTTGGGCAGAAAGCTGCGCAGTTGTAAATATTTGGTACGGAGCTTTTCAGCCATCTCATAGTTGAGTTCCTGTTTGCGTTTCAGCAGAACCTCGGTTGGCAGGTCAAGTATGATCCAGAGATCAGGTTTGGGCAAAATAAAGTGGATGAACTTAATATATAATTCGTTGCCCTTAATCCGGTACCGCAGAGGGTCGGCCAGCACATCTACAAAATAGCGGTCATAAAATATCAGTTGCGCCTGCAGCTTTAGAGGAAAAACCTTTAGCCAGTATCCGAACAGAAAGTCTAGCAGCAGAAGATTAAGTTTAAGGAAAGATGCAAAGCGGCCTCTCTCCTTATACATATGCGGTTTTGAAAAATGATACCCTTCATTTTTATTAAAGATGGCTCCCTTATAAAAAATAGCCGGCATTTTTTTAAAAGTGGCTGTTTTACGAAAATGGCGCCCTAACTGACCCGCAACTATTTCATTGATAAAGGTGGATTTGCCGCATCCATCCCGCCCCAGTATACCTACTACCAACCCGGTAGACCTGCTCCTTGAACTTAAGAGCCCAGGTTTGGTCTGCAGGACATTGGTACCTGTATGAGTATTTGAAGGGGAAAGTAACATAGCTGTCTTTGCTGTAGCAGGGTTAAACTTCAAAAATGGGCACAAGGGGGAAGCTGAGCGTTGAGTGTGTAATAAGCAATATAGAGGCAGCAAAAGCCCCTGGTATATGTAATTTATCGCTTCAGAATTCTTATTTTATTTTATACTTAAGCATGAATGTTTTTAACTATATTTTTTACAGCTCGCAGGAACAAGTGCTTTTGGTTTTAGCTATACTTGCAATCAAACCTTCTCTACATTCCATCAGCGCGGATACAGCATTTGTTATGAATGCATGAGATTACTTGTTTCTACCTGACTATTTATCCCAATTCACAGCTGCTGTTTATTCTGTACCTCTTCCCCTCATTGAAGCTTGTCAAGTCTTTCATTTATTTGGTCGGCGACGGCTACATTTCACTTTTTATTACTGCAGAATCAGTCGGTTGCTTTTACGATGCTGGCGCTTTCAACTTCAGCATACATTATATAGCCAAGAGAGGGGAGCGCAATTTTTACGCGGTTGTTTTTTACAGCCACTACAGTACCTTCCCGTTCCCGGAGTGAGCCGCTGTTGATCTTTACCTTATCATTAAAATGAAGCTGATCTTTCTCCAACTTTACATGCTGGTGTTCGCTCAAAAATTGTCTGATCAATTCAATTTCGTTATCTCTTATTATAGCAGGTTTCCCTAACCAGTGTAGTATGTGTAAAACACCATTCACTTTTTTTACCTCACTTAGTTGCTTTTCCTCAACATGAACAAATACATAAGAGGTGAAGAGGGGTTCCAGTACTGTTTTTCTTCTGTCACTCCATTGTTTTAGTACCTTGTTAAGCGGGCAGTAGTTCGAAACGTTATGAAGCGTTAAATTATCTGCTACCTTTTTCTCCCAACGGGGTTTGGTGTAGATGGCATACCAATTTTGATTCATAACAGTTTGCATTTGATTTGTTCATTCCCGTAAGAAATACGGCTTCGCCCTCCTCAGTCACATAGCGTAACCGGGTTAAAGATAATTTAAGGTATAGCAACTTAGCAGGATGATGTAAGATTGCTACAGGGCAGTATTAAGGGAGCTAATTGAGGCAATTACGGCTTGTAAACTAACTATGCGCCGGTCTTGATGCTTCTGTTTCTGTAAGTTTTATCACCATACTTAAAGTCATGGCCATAACCGTATCCATAACCATACTGGCCTTTGACAAAACCTCTTGGTTTTACCCCGTTAAATACGATGGCAACATTATACAATGACCGTAGCTTATGATCTTGCCCCAGGCGCTGCACCAGATTTTTGGGAGTATAGGCATGACGCATTACAAGCAAGGTCATATCACAAAACTCAGATAATAAATAGGCATCTGACACGAGTTCCAAAGGTGGCGTGTCTATGATAATATAATCAAAGGCATCTTCCAGGTATGTGAATAGTACTTCCAGTCGTCCGTTAAGCAGGAGTTCAGTGTTATCGCCGATATTTATACCTGCCGCTACAACACTAAGATTACTGAAAGGGGTATCATAAATTATGTTCTGAGGCTGTATATCTTCTTCTAAATATTCTGTAAGGCCCGTCTGCTGGTAAAGGTCAAACAACTGCGATGTTCTGGGGTTTCGCAGATCACAGTCTACAAGCACCACTTTTTTGCCCGATGAGGCCAAGCTATACGCCAGGTTAGTGCTTACAAAGCTTTTTCCTTCGCCCGGTATACTCGACGTAATCATTATTTTCTTTTTTGTAAAGGTGCGGCCGTAAAGTCCCAGCGTTGCTCTTAGCTGACGGAATTGCTCAATAACTGTTACTTCGGTAGGCTTCAGAAACAAACTCGCTTTCGGTTGTTTCACCAATGATAGTTCTGCTACAATGGGCGCATGTGTATGCTCTTCGATTTCGGACCGGAATAACAGCTTGCCATTCATTAATTCTTTACCCATCACCATGGCAATACCGGAAAAGAAGGCCAATACCACCGCAATAAGGTAAACATGTAATGGTCTGGGACTAACCGGCAGTAAAGATGATTCAGCCATATCCACAATCCGGGTATCGCCGGCGGTAGGGGCATAAGACAAAACTGTTTCTTCTCTTTTCTGTAGCAGAAAGCTATAGGCATCATTTTTAATAGCCTGTTGCCGGCTAATTTCAAGCAGTTCCCTTTCTTTTTGCGGAATTGTCTGCAGAACGGTCTGGTATTGGTTGTTCGTAGCTGTCAGGTTTGCGCGGCTTGCCAGTAAAGCACTCCGCTGGTTACCGATATTTTCGAGAATACTGGGGCGAATCTTTTCTATTTCATCAGTAATAGACACCAGTATAGGGTTATTCTCAGCCGTTGTCTTTTTTAATTTTTGATATTCGATTTCTGAGTTGTATAGCTTTTCTAACAGCTGCGACAATACTGGGTCATTGATACCCAAAGTGGACGGCACGATGCCCGCCGAATTGTTTTTAGAAATAACATACCTTTCCACCTTATCCAGCACTGCCAGTTGCAGGTTCAGTTCGCTGATCTTTCGGTCGGTATCGCCTACATTGTTCAGAAACAGCTTCCCTTGTTCGCTTAGGTTTACAACACCTTTCCTGGATTTATATTTGACAACTTCATTTTCTAACACATCCAGTTCCTTTTCAACCAGCTTGATGCGGTCCTCAACAAAGGAGAGGGTATTGGCGGCCAGCTTGTTCCTTTCGTTTACAGCAACCTCGTTGTAAGTATGGATCAGCGTGTTCAGAATCTCTTCGCCGCGTTCGGGTACCGGATCATACAACTTCAGATTCACTACAGTCGACAATTTATTTTCAGCCTCGATGCTTAAGTTCTCCAGTAAGTCCTCTGTTACCTTCTTAGGTTTGATCAGGGAAAAGAAAAGCGGGTCTGTATTCAGGGCTGTACGTTTAGGGTTCGAGGTAAATTTCATAATACCATATGGCGTTTGAACCCATTCTCTTAATGGGTATTCTTTATCTCCGATTTTTATTTTATTCCGGTTCTTATCTATCGTAAAATAAACCTTTGCTACTTCTTTTAGCTTATCCGGGGATTTTACCTTTATTTGAACAGGGGAAGTTGTATAGGCAGACATGGTCTTAAATTTACCCTCCTCATAAACAGGAGCATAAAGCCTGAGGTATTTAACAACCTGCTTCATCAGGGCACGGGAGTATAAAACCTTGATCTCGTTCTCTACAATTTTATTAGAGGTAAAGGCATCGATGGACTCGGTCATCCTGGAATCATTTACGCCTTTTTTCTCATCCTTTATGATCAGAGTAGCCGATGATTCATAAACAGGAATAGAATAATAGTTCATATAACCCC from Pontibacter liquoris includes the following:
- a CDS encoding LicD family protein, which codes for MDFEALFPDKREEGETRIAQCHMVLLRMFKIFDHLCRKHQIQYFLCSGTLKAAAIYKGFKPWDDDLDVGMTRENFEKFTLLAVPELPDDIFFQTPETDTYFPACHRVEAKLRDKYSSYSLPESMQQLKWHSGLMLDILVFDRAYLPNNLFIYLQNRLLIFFLQQKGNLSRARVQKWIARNVPLPLVYASSFINGRKMVRLGTNYFKASEIEEVAKAAFEGMEVPIPKGWHPYLQRRYGNYMQPPPAQKQMGHHSIGIPDPFTPCNHTEILHWKDRKKAKAMI
- a CDS encoding iron-containing alcohol dehydrogenase, whose translation is MYNNVYVIGVFDLFHKGHIALLSKAKSLGKRLIVAVNGDEMVAEYKRKPFHDEQDRLEMIKACKYVDEAFIIRGYDNKAYLEKYKIDAIVHGDDWERKSYLQQIRVTEAYLKSHQIDMVLVPYTSGISTTSVIEQIKGNKPCQNKSIQLPTIFQVNENIIDKLPVFLKINNVPFKKILVVSGSTSSLKYAEIILASLPAASYIAYKNDENTVEAIKEYCLSNKIDLLIGVGGGSILDVVKRVSLLADIENLLVPTIISNDGLVSPIAVIKDQNDQTLSLPGKTPYGVVVDINIIRNSPVRFLQAAAGDILSNISATNDWVLAAQTNGETINDLAYMLSRSAAFGLLHHESKDIKNRNFLKQVVYCQINSGLSMALAGTSRPCSGSEHLISHAIDYYNFSENTLHGLQVGSISIFCLYLQKKLDAKCINYAQELNIPLAFHLLDDKLTDKLSLIYDTSFKMRPGRFTILDTCKGMKFEDLYSDFLTFLERFKVYDTSYQLS
- a CDS encoding LicD family protein, whose translation is MNFEQLFPDEREKEGDRFRQCQLVMLRMFKIFDYLCRKHQIRYFLNGGTLLGAIRHKGMIPWDDDLDVGMTRENYEKFVQYAVPELPEDIFFQSDATDPYFPSGHIIEAKLRDKYSHYIRREEDKATWLKWQDGLQVDIAVFDRAYLPHNLFIYLQNRLLIFFLQQKGNLSRARVQKWIARNVPLPLVYASSFINGRKMVKQGEYYLTQQELSGLETATFEGLEVPIPKGWHSFLKRRYGNYMQPPPLSKQKGHHSIAIPDPFTPCNHPQTLLWENRKKAKDLA
- a CDS encoding UpxY family transcription antiterminator; its protein translation is MNQNWYAIYTKPRWEKKVADNLTLHNVSNYCPLNKVLKQWSDRRKTVLEPLFTSYVFVHVEEKQLSEVKKVNGVLHILHWLGKPAIIRDNEIELIRQFLSEHQHVKLEKDQLHFNDKVKINSGSLREREGTVVAVKNNRVKIALPSLGYIMYAEVESASIVKATD
- a CDS encoding GumC family protein, translated to MASSENNLLSTLVYKYLPFWPLFALLLTFFSACAWGYMNYYSIPVYESSATLIIKDEKKGVNDSRMTESIDAFTSNKIVENEIKVLYSRALMKQVVKYLRLYAPVYEEGKFKTMSAYTTSPVQIKVKSPDKLKEVAKVYFTIDKNRNKIKIGDKEYPLREWVQTPYGIMKFTSNPKRTALNTDPLFFSLIKPKKVTEDLLENLSIEAENKLSTVVNLKLYDPVPERGEEILNTLIHTYNEVAVNERNKLAANTLSFVEDRIKLVEKELDVLENEVVKYKSRKGVVNLSEQGKLFLNNVGDTDRKISELNLQLAVLDKVERYVISKNNSAGIVPSTLGINDPVLSQLLEKLYNSEIEYQKLKKTTAENNPILVSITDEIEKIRPSILENIGNQRSALLASRANLTATNNQYQTVLQTIPQKERELLEISRQQAIKNDAYSFLLQKREETVLSYAPTAGDTRIVDMAESSLLPVSPRPLHVYLIAVVLAFFSGIAMVMGKELMNGKLLFRSEIEEHTHAPIVAELSLVKQPKASLFLKPTEVTVIEQFRQLRATLGLYGRTFTKKKIMITSSIPGEGKSFVSTNLAYSLASSGKKVVLVDCDLRNPRTSQLFDLYQQTGLTEYLEEDIQPQNIIYDTPFSNLSVVAAGINIGDNTELLLNGRLEVLFTYLEDAFDYIIIDTPPLELVSDAYLLSEFCDMTLLVMRHAYTPKNLVQRLGQDHKLRSLYNVAIVFNGVKPRGFVKGQYGYGYGYGHDFKYGDKTYRNRSIKTGA